The Streptomyces phaeolivaceus genome has a window encoding:
- the miaB gene encoding tRNA (N6-isopentenyl adenosine(37)-C2)-methylthiotransferase MiaB encodes MTNSSDRSQAVGVKTYEVRTYGCQMNVHDSERLSGLLEDAGYVRAPEDAGEGNADVVVFNTCAVRENADNRLYGNLGRLAPMKTARPGMQIAVGGCLAQKDRDTIVKKAPWVDVVFGTHNIGKLPVLLERARVQDEAQVEIAESLEAFPSTLPTRRESAYAAWVSISVGCNNTCTFCIVPALRGKEKDRRTGDILAEIEALVGEGVSEITLLGQNVNAYGSDIGDREAFGKLLRACGEIEGLERVRFTSPHPRDFTDDVIAAMAETPNVMPQLHMPLQSGSDTILKAMRRSYRQERYLGIIEKVRASIPHAAITTDIIVGFPGETEEDFEQTMHVVREARFTQAFTFQYSKRPGTPAATMEGQIPKAVVQKRYERLVALQEEISWEENKKQVGRTLELMVAEGEGRKDGATHRLSGRAADNRLVHFTKPDQEVRPGDVVTVEITYAAPHHLLAEGAVLDVRRTRAGDAWEKRNGLPAEKAAGVMLGLPRIGVPEPLPVATTGGCGVLQ; translated from the coding sequence GTGACCAACAGCAGCGACCGGAGTCAGGCAGTGGGCGTCAAGACATACGAAGTGCGTACTTATGGATGTCAGATGAACGTCCATGACTCCGAACGCCTGTCCGGTCTTCTGGAGGACGCCGGCTACGTCCGCGCCCCCGAGGACGCGGGGGAGGGCAACGCCGACGTCGTGGTCTTCAACACCTGCGCCGTACGGGAGAACGCCGACAACCGCCTCTACGGCAACCTCGGCCGCCTCGCCCCCATGAAGACCGCCCGCCCCGGCATGCAGATCGCCGTCGGTGGCTGTCTGGCCCAGAAGGACCGGGACACCATCGTCAAGAAGGCGCCCTGGGTCGACGTCGTCTTCGGCACGCACAACATCGGCAAGCTGCCCGTCCTGCTGGAGCGCGCCCGCGTCCAGGACGAGGCCCAGGTCGAGATCGCCGAGTCCCTGGAGGCCTTCCCCTCCACCCTGCCGACCCGCCGCGAGAGCGCCTACGCCGCCTGGGTCTCGATCTCCGTCGGCTGCAACAACACCTGTACGTTCTGTATCGTCCCGGCCCTGCGCGGCAAGGAGAAGGACCGCCGGACCGGCGACATCCTCGCCGAGATCGAGGCCCTGGTCGGCGAGGGCGTCTCCGAGATCACCCTGCTCGGCCAGAACGTCAACGCGTACGGCTCCGACATCGGCGACCGCGAGGCGTTCGGCAAGCTGCTGCGGGCCTGCGGAGAGATCGAGGGCCTGGAGCGCGTCCGCTTCACCTCGCCCCACCCCCGTGACTTCACCGACGACGTGATCGCCGCCATGGCCGAGACGCCGAACGTGATGCCGCAGCTGCACATGCCGCTCCAGTCCGGCTCGGACACGATTCTCAAGGCCATGCGCCGCTCGTACCGCCAGGAGCGCTACCTCGGGATCATCGAGAAGGTCCGCGCCTCCATCCCGCACGCGGCCATCACCACCGACATCATCGTGGGCTTCCCCGGCGAGACCGAGGAGGACTTCGAGCAGACGATGCACGTGGTCCGCGAGGCCCGCTTCACCCAGGCCTTCACCTTCCAGTACTCCAAGCGCCCCGGCACCCCCGCCGCGACCATGGAGGGCCAGATCCCCAAGGCGGTCGTCCAGAAGCGCTACGAGCGCCTGGTCGCCCTCCAGGAGGAGATCTCCTGGGAGGAGAACAAGAAGCAGGTCGGCCGCACGCTGGAACTGATGGTCGCCGAGGGCGAGGGCCGCAAGGACGGCGCCACCCACCGCCTCTCCGGCCGCGCCGCCGACAACCGCCTCGTCCACTTCACCAAGCCGGACCAGGAGGTCCGCCCCGGGGACGTCGTGACCGTCGAGATCACCTACGCCGCCCCGCACCACCTGCTCGCCGAGGGCGCCGTCCTCGATGTGCGGCGCACGCGCGCGGGCGACGCCTGGGAGAAGCGGAACGGCCTTCCGGCGGAGAAGGCGGCCGGGGTGATGCTGGGGCTGCCGAGGATCGGGGTTCCGGAGCCGTTGCCGGTGGCGACCACCGGTGGGTGTGGGGTTCTTCAGTAG
- a CDS encoding class III extradiol dioxygenase subunit B-like domain-containing protein, which yields MLVAAAVCPCPPLLVTAVAAGAAPELDPVRDACADVVGVLAAARPDRLVVVGPAGRDASYPEGSRGSFRGFGVALDVRLGQGDGTEARLPAALSVAAWLLDRTGWADAPVEGLGVAEPSTVERCVQVGRTAAASAERVALLVMGDASACRTLKAPGYLDDRAAGFDAEVARALGAADVGALKALDAGLARELQASGRAPWQILAGAAEDAGLAGGLLYDDAPYGVGYLVAAWS from the coding sequence ATGCTTGTCGCCGCCGCAGTCTGTCCCTGTCCGCCGCTGCTCGTGACCGCGGTCGCCGCCGGGGCCGCGCCCGAGTTGGATCCGGTGCGGGACGCCTGCGCGGACGTGGTCGGGGTGCTCGCCGCAGCCCGGCCCGACCGGCTGGTCGTCGTCGGCCCCGCCGGGCGGGACGCGTCGTATCCGGAAGGCTCCCGGGGGTCGTTCCGGGGCTTCGGTGTGGCCCTCGACGTCCGTCTGGGACAGGGGGACGGTACGGAGGCCCGGCTGCCCGCCGCCCTCTCCGTCGCCGCCTGGCTGCTCGACCGCACGGGCTGGGCCGACGCCCCGGTGGAAGGGCTCGGGGTGGCGGAACCGAGCACCGTCGAGCGGTGCGTCCAGGTCGGCAGGACAGCCGCCGCGTCGGCCGAGCGGGTGGCCCTGCTGGTGATGGGCGACGCCAGCGCGTGCCGCACGCTCAAGGCCCCGGGGTATTTGGACGACCGCGCGGCCGGCTTCGACGCGGAGGTGGCGCGTGCGCTCGGCGCCGCCGACGTCGGGGCTCTCAAGGCGCTGGACGCCGGGCTCGCCCGCGAACTACAGGCCTCCGGCCGCGCCCCCTGGCAGATCCTCGCGGGCGCCGCCGAGGACGCCGGGTTGGCCGGCGGCCTGCTGTACGACGACGCGCCGTACGGGGTGGGCTATCTGGTCGCCGCCTGGTCGTAG
- a CDS encoding antitoxin, whose amino-acid sequence MGLLDNLKSKLSPAKDRVSHLAQKHEGKIQHGLDKAAHTVDRKTKGKYSDRIQSGTGKAKDAMGRLAHQDEGGGPTPPPPAS is encoded by the coding sequence ATGGGCCTGCTGGATAATTTGAAATCCAAACTCTCCCCGGCCAAGGACAGGGTCTCGCACCTCGCACAGAAGCACGAGGGCAAGATCCAGCACGGTCTCGACAAGGCCGCGCACACGGTCGACAGGAAGACCAAGGGCAAGTACAGCGACAGGATCCAGTCGGGCACGGGCAAGGCGAAGGACGCCATGGGCCGACTCGCGCACCAGGACGAGGGCGGCGGCCCCACGCCTCCGCCTCCGGCTTCCTGA
- the miaA gene encoding tRNA (adenosine(37)-N6)-dimethylallyltransferase MiaA — protein MSSAVPPPRVIAVVGPTAAGKSDLGVFLARRLGGEVVNADSMQLYRGMDIGTAKLTPGEREGVPHHLLDIWDVTAAASVAEYQRLARARIDALLADGRWPILVGGSGLYVRGAVDNLEFPGTDPEVRARLEEELTLRGSGALHARLATADPEAAHAILPSNGRRIVRALEVIEITGRPFTANLPGHDSVYDTVQIGVDVARPELDERITRRVDRMWDAGLVDEVSALEAQGLREGRTASRALGYQQVLAALAGQCTMDEARAETVRATKRFARRQDSWFRRDPRVHWLKGGLADLTELPQLALALVERPVTA, from the coding sequence GTGAGTAGCGCAGTTCCCCCTCCACGAGTCATCGCCGTCGTCGGACCGACCGCGGCCGGAAAGTCCGATCTCGGCGTCTTCCTCGCAAGGCGTCTCGGCGGCGAGGTCGTCAACGCCGACTCCATGCAGCTCTACCGGGGGATGGACATCGGCACCGCCAAGCTGACCCCCGGGGAGCGCGAAGGAGTCCCGCACCACCTGCTGGACATCTGGGACGTCACGGCCGCCGCCAGCGTCGCCGAGTACCAGCGGCTCGCCCGCGCCCGTATCGACGCCCTGCTCGCCGACGGCCGCTGGCCGATCCTCGTCGGCGGCTCCGGGCTGTACGTCCGGGGGGCCGTCGACAACCTGGAGTTCCCCGGCACCGACCCCGAGGTCCGCGCCCGGCTCGAGGAGGAGCTGACCCTGCGCGGCTCCGGCGCGCTGCACGCCCGGCTCGCCACCGCCGACCCCGAGGCGGCCCACGCCATCCTGCCCAGCAACGGCCGCCGGATCGTCCGCGCCCTCGAAGTGATCGAGATCACCGGCAGGCCGTTCACGGCGAACCTCCCGGGCCATGACTCCGTCTACGACACCGTCCAGATCGGTGTCGACGTGGCACGCCCCGAACTCGACGAGCGCATCACCCGCCGCGTCGACCGCATGTGGGACGCCGGACTGGTCGACGAAGTGAGCGCGCTGGAGGCGCAGGGGTTGCGCGAGGGGCGTACGGCGTCGCGCGCGCTCGGCTACCAGCAGGTCCTCGCGGCGCTCGCCGGGCAGTGCACCATGGACGAGGCGCGGGCCGAGACCGTGCGTGCCACCAAGCGCTTCGCGCGCCGCCAGGATTCATGGTTCAGACGCGACCCGCGGGTGCATTGGCTCAAGGGGGGTCTCGCCGACCTGACGGAACTCCCGCAGCTCGCACTGGCGTTGGTCGAACGACCGGTCACAGCCTGA
- the dapF gene encoding diaminopimelate epimerase: MSTRIAFLKGHGTENDFVIVPDPENAIDLSPAAVAALCDRRAGLGGDGVLHVVRSAAHSEAKALAAEAEWFMDYRNGDGSIAEMCGNGVRVFARYLLHAGHVTEGDLAVATRGGVKKVHIDKDGDVTVGMGRARLPEGDVTVSVGERSWPARNVNMGNPHAVAFVDDLAQAGDLLSPPPFGPASAYPDGVNVEFVVDRGPRHVAMRVHERGSGETRSCGTGACAVAVATARRDGADPAITGTPATYTVDVPGGTLVITERPDGEIEMTGPAVIVAEGEIDAKWLEYMAR, from the coding sequence ATGAGCACGCGCATCGCCTTCCTCAAGGGGCACGGCACCGAGAACGACTTCGTGATCGTCCCGGACCCCGAGAACGCCATCGACCTCTCCCCGGCCGCCGTCGCCGCCCTGTGCGACCGCCGCGCGGGCCTCGGCGGCGACGGCGTGCTGCATGTCGTACGGTCCGCCGCGCACTCCGAGGCGAAGGCGCTGGCGGCCGAGGCGGAGTGGTTCATGGACTACCGCAACGGCGACGGATCGATCGCCGAGATGTGCGGGAACGGCGTCCGGGTCTTCGCGCGCTACCTCCTGCACGCCGGTCATGTCACCGAGGGCGACCTCGCCGTCGCCACGCGCGGGGGCGTGAAGAAGGTCCACATCGACAAGGACGGCGATGTCACGGTCGGCATGGGCCGCGCCCGGCTCCCCGAGGGCGACGTCACGGTGAGCGTGGGCGAGCGCAGCTGGCCCGCGCGCAACGTCAACATGGGCAATCCGCACGCGGTGGCGTTCGTCGACGACCTCGCCCAGGCGGGCGACCTGCTCTCCCCGCCGCCCTTCGGCCCCGCCTCCGCCTACCCCGACGGCGTCAACGTCGAGTTCGTCGTCGACCGGGGCCCCCGGCACGTGGCGATGCGTGTGCACGAGCGCGGCTCCGGCGAGACCCGCTCCTGCGGCACCGGCGCGTGCGCCGTCGCCGTGGCCACCGCCCGCCGCGACGGCGCCGACCCCGCGATCACGGGAACCCCGGCGACCTACACCGTCGACGTCCCCGGCGGCACGCTCGTCATCACCGAACGACCCGACGGCGAGATCGAGATGACCGGTCCCGCCGTGATCGTCGCCGAGGGCGAGATCGATGCCAAGTGGCTGGAATACATGGCGCGTTGA
- a CDS encoding RelA/SpoT family protein, whose product MSAEATNPAVSPAPAPPPAHRRKGRPRIDLRRLGRAALLGPTTRDRMPDAISHLADAHRAHHPDADLDPLRRAYVLAESSHRGQMRKSGEPYITHPLAVTLILAELGAETTTLTASLLHDTVEDTDVTLDQVREEFGAEVCYIVDGVTKLEKVDYGAAAEPETFRKMLVATGNDVRVMSIKLADRLHNMRTLGVMRPEKQERIAKVTRDVLIPLAERLGVQALKTELEDLVFAILHPEEYRHTRALITENAARENDPLAEISDEVRGVLREAGIQAEVHIRPRHFVSMHRVSRKRGQPRGSDFGRLLVLVAEDADCYAVLGELHTCLTPVVSEFKDFIAVPKFNLYQSLHTAVARGDGQVAEVLIRTHQMHKVAEAGVVALGNPYAAPVDEQTDGQRTDGEGERVDPTRPGWLSRLLDWQEAAPDADMFWSTLREDLAQDREITVFRPDGGTLGLPEGASCVDAAYAQYGEDAHACIGARVNGRLATLSTVLKDGDTVQLLMGQDPASEPSREWLEHAHTPAARIAIQRWLATHPSPAADAGQEEREERDGARKDGTTALRPALDEPAPTSDTVGAVVVVDRPEATVRLAGCCTPVPPDEVTGFAVRGGVVTVHRVECAAVTRMKGLGRPEIEVRWGDTTEFRVTLVAESFQRPHLLADLTEAIALEGVDIVTATVEPPTQQRVRHTYTLQLPDAAHLPNLMRAMRNVPGVYDVGRAQHQAAATH is encoded by the coding sequence ATGAGCGCGGAGGCCACGAACCCCGCCGTATCGCCCGCCCCTGCGCCGCCACCAGCGCACCGCAGGAAGGGCCGACCTCGTATCGACCTGCGCCGTCTGGGCCGCGCCGCACTCCTGGGCCCGACGACCCGCGACCGGATGCCCGACGCGATCAGTCATCTCGCCGACGCGCACCGCGCGCACCACCCCGACGCCGATCTCGACCCGCTGCGCCGGGCGTACGTCCTCGCCGAGTCCTCGCACCGCGGTCAGATGCGCAAGAGCGGTGAGCCGTACATCACCCACCCGCTCGCCGTGACCCTGATCCTCGCCGAACTCGGCGCGGAGACCACGACCCTGACGGCCTCTCTGCTCCATGACACCGTCGAGGACACCGATGTGACCCTCGATCAGGTGCGCGAGGAGTTCGGCGCGGAGGTCTGCTACATCGTCGACGGCGTCACCAAGCTGGAGAAGGTCGACTACGGCGCCGCCGCCGAGCCCGAGACCTTCCGCAAGATGCTCGTCGCCACCGGCAACGACGTCCGCGTGATGTCGATCAAACTCGCCGACCGGCTGCACAACATGCGCACCCTCGGCGTGATGCGCCCCGAGAAGCAGGAACGCATCGCCAAGGTCACCCGGGACGTGCTCATCCCGCTCGCCGAACGGCTCGGCGTCCAGGCGCTCAAGACCGAACTGGAGGACCTGGTCTTCGCGATCCTCCACCCCGAGGAGTACCGGCACACCCGCGCCCTCATCACGGAGAACGCGGCCCGGGAGAACGACCCGCTCGCCGAGATCTCCGACGAGGTGCGCGGTGTCCTGCGCGAGGCCGGCATCCAGGCCGAAGTCCACATCAGGCCCCGCCACTTCGTCTCGATGCACCGGGTCTCCCGAAAACGCGGACAGCCGCGCGGCTCCGACTTCGGACGGCTCCTGGTCCTGGTGGCCGAGGACGCCGACTGCTACGCGGTCCTCGGCGAACTGCACACCTGTCTCACCCCGGTGGTCTCGGAGTTCAAGGACTTCATCGCCGTACCGAAGTTCAACCTGTACCAGTCGCTGCACACCGCCGTCGCCCGCGGCGACGGCCAGGTCGCCGAAGTCCTCATCCGCACCCACCAGATGCACAAGGTCGCCGAGGCCGGCGTGGTCGCGCTGGGCAATCCGTACGCCGCCCCCGTGGACGAGCAGACCGACGGACAGCGGACCGACGGCGAGGGCGAGCGCGTCGACCCCACCCGCCCCGGCTGGCTCTCCCGCCTCCTCGACTGGCAGGAGGCGGCCCCCGACGCGGACATGTTCTGGTCCACCCTGCGCGAGGACCTCGCCCAGGACCGCGAGATCACCGTGTTCCGGCCCGACGGGGGCACGTTGGGGCTCCCCGAGGGCGCCAGTTGCGTGGACGCGGCGTACGCGCAGTACGGCGAGGACGCGCACGCCTGCATCGGCGCCCGCGTCAACGGCCGCCTGGCGACGCTGAGCACGGTCCTGAAGGACGGCGACACCGTCCAGCTCCTCATGGGCCAGGACCCGGCCTCCGAGCCCTCCAGAGAGTGGCTGGAGCACGCCCACACGCCCGCCGCGCGCATCGCCATCCAGCGCTGGCTCGCCACCCACCCCTCGCCCGCCGCCGACGCCGGGCAGGAGGAGCGCGAGGAGCGCGACGGCGCGCGCAAGGACGGGACGACCGCCCTGCGCCCCGCCCTCGACGAGCCCGCCCCCACCTCCGACACCGTCGGCGCCGTGGTCGTCGTGGACCGGCCCGAGGCGACCGTCCGGCTGGCAGGCTGCTGTACGCCCGTACCGCCCGACGAGGTCACCGGGTTCGCCGTGCGCGGGGGAGTGGTGACCGTGCACCGCGTCGAATGCGCCGCCGTGACCCGGATGAAGGGCCTGGGGCGCCCGGAGATCGAGGTGCGCTGGGGCGACACCACCGAGTTCCGGGTCACCCTCGTCGCCGAGTCCTTCCAGCGGCCCCATCTGCTCGCCGACCTCACCGAGGCCATCGCCCTCGAAGGCGTCGACATCGTCACCGCCACCGTCGAACCCCCGACCCAGCAGCGCGTCCGCCACACCTACACGCTGCAACTCCCGGACGCCGCCCACCTCCCGAACCTGATGCGGGCCATGCGGAACGTACCGGGCGTGTACGACGTGGGCCGCGCCCAGCACCAGGCGGCGGCCACGCACTGA
- a CDS encoding M1 family metallopeptidase produces the protein MPLTPRTGSRRVQAALLASAVSVCLIAASAPSPAEPLGIGDRLFPHLGNPGYDVRSYDLDFTYPGSNSEPLTAVTTIDARTTARLERVNLDFTHGKVASVEVDGASAAFTSAGEDLVITPRAPLPEGTRTRITVRHTSDPVYTGDDEGGWLRTADGLAMANQADAAHVVFPCNDHPSDKAMFTVRITAPDGYTAVSNGLVTGTERAAGSTTWSYRTQHPMATELAQVSIGRSAVLHRTGPHGLPVRDVIPAKDREKLEPWLRKTPAQITWMEDKVGRYPFETYGVLIAEAQTGFELETQTLSLFERELFVRPEYPKWYVESIMVHELAHQWFGNSVSPRTWSDLWLNEGHATWYEALYAEETAGRTLEARMKAAYASSDRWRAAGGPPAAPRKPANGQKIGIFRANVYDGAALFLYALREEIGARAFDLLQRAWVVVHRDGVASTTDFRDLAARISGRDLDAFFHAWLYEVRTPPMPGHPDWKSAPVETSAERQPGSTGV, from the coding sequence ATGCCGCTCACCCCACGCACCGGGAGCCGCCGCGTCCAGGCCGCGCTGCTCGCCTCCGCCGTCTCCGTCTGCCTGATCGCCGCGAGTGCCCCCTCACCCGCCGAACCGCTCGGCATCGGCGACCGGCTCTTCCCGCACCTCGGCAACCCGGGATACGACGTGCGGTCGTACGACCTCGACTTCACCTATCCCGGCAGCAACAGCGAGCCGCTCACCGCCGTCACCACGATCGACGCGCGGACGACCGCCAGGCTGGAGCGGGTCAACCTCGACTTCACCCACGGGAAGGTCGCCTCCGTGGAGGTCGACGGGGCCTCCGCCGCCTTCACGAGCGCGGGCGAGGACCTGGTGATCACCCCCCGGGCGCCGCTGCCCGAGGGCACCCGGACCCGCATCACCGTGCGGCACACCAGCGACCCCGTGTACACCGGGGACGACGAGGGCGGCTGGCTGCGGACCGCCGACGGCCTCGCGATGGCCAACCAGGCCGACGCGGCGCACGTCGTGTTCCCCTGCAACGACCACCCCTCCGACAAGGCCATGTTCACCGTCCGCATCACCGCGCCCGACGGCTACACGGCCGTCTCCAACGGCCTGGTCACCGGCACGGAACGCGCCGCCGGCAGCACCACCTGGAGCTACCGCACCCAGCACCCCATGGCCACCGAACTGGCCCAGGTCTCCATCGGCCGCTCCGCCGTCCTCCACCGCACCGGCCCGCACGGTCTGCCGGTGCGCGACGTGATCCCCGCCAAGGACCGCGAGAAGCTCGAACCGTGGCTGAGGAAGACCCCCGCCCAGATCACATGGATGGAGGACAAGGTCGGCCGGTACCCCTTCGAGACGTACGGTGTGCTGATCGCCGAGGCGCAGACGGGGTTCGAGCTGGAGACCCAGACCCTCTCCCTCTTCGAGAGGGAGTTGTTCGTCCGGCCCGAGTACCCCAAGTGGTACGTCGAGTCGATCATGGTGCACGAGCTGGCCCACCAGTGGTTCGGCAACAGCGTCAGCCCCCGCACCTGGTCCGACCTGTGGCTGAACGAGGGACACGCCACCTGGTACGAGGCCCTGTACGCCGAGGAGACCGCGGGCCGGACCCTGGAGGCGCGGATGAAGGCCGCCTACGCCTCCTCCGACCGCTGGCGGGCCGCCGGGGGACCGCCGGCCGCACCGAGGAAGCCCGCGAACGGCCAGAAGATCGGTATCTTCCGGGCGAACGTCTACGACGGGGCCGCGCTCTTCCTGTACGCCCTGCGCGAGGAGATCGGCGCCCGCGCCTTCGACCTGCTCCAGCGCGCCTGGGTCGTCGTCCACCGGGACGGCGTCGCCTCGACCACCGACTTCCGCGACCTCGCCGCCCGGATCTCCGGACGCGACCTGGACGCCTTCTTCCACGCCTGGCTGTACGAGGTGCGGACACCGCCGATGCCCGGTCACCCCGACTGGAAGTCCGCTCCGGTGGAGACCTCCGCCGAGCGCCAGCCGGGATCCACGGGGGTGTGA
- the hflX gene encoding GTPase HflX, with protein sequence MTSSSSPSQAAQSAFAQNTPEGLRADALMEEDVAWSFEIDGERDGEQFDRSDRAALRRVAGLSTELEDVTEVEYRQLRLERVVLVGVWTTGTSRDAENSLAELAALAETAGALVLDGVIQRRDKPDAATYIGSGKANELRDIVLDSGADTVICDGELSPGQLIHLEDVVKVKVIDRTALILDIFAQHAKSREGKAQVALAQMQYMLPRLRGWGQSLSRQMGGGKGGGLATRGPGETKIETDRRRIREKMAKMRREIAEMKTGREIKRQERRRNKVPSVAIAGYTNAGKSSLLNRLTGAGVLVENALFATLDPTVRRAETPSGRLYTLADTVGFVRHLPHHLVEAFRSTMEEVGDSDLILHVVDGSHPAPEEQLAAVREVIRDVGATNVPEIVVINKADAADPLTLQRLLRIEKRSIAVSARSGQGIEELLALIDDALPRPSVAIEALVPYTHGKLVARAHTEGEVISEEHTPEGTLLKARVHEELAADLAPYVPSATTA encoded by the coding sequence ATGACCTCCTCTTCTTCCCCTTCCCAGGCCGCACAGAGCGCCTTCGCGCAGAACACCCCCGAAGGTCTTCGGGCCGATGCCCTGATGGAAGAGGACGTTGCCTGGAGCTTCGAGATCGACGGAGAACGGGACGGCGAGCAGTTCGACCGCTCCGACCGCGCGGCCCTGCGCCGCGTCGCGGGCCTCTCCACCGAGCTGGAGGACGTCACCGAGGTCGAGTACCGCCAGCTCCGTCTGGAGCGCGTGGTACTCGTCGGTGTCTGGACCACGGGAACCTCGCGGGACGCGGAGAACTCGCTGGCCGAGCTGGCCGCCCTCGCGGAGACCGCGGGCGCGCTCGTGCTCGACGGCGTGATCCAGCGCCGCGACAAGCCGGACGCGGCCACCTACATCGGCTCCGGCAAGGCCAACGAGCTGCGGGACATCGTCCTCGACTCGGGCGCGGACACCGTCATCTGCGACGGTGAGCTGAGCCCTGGCCAGCTCATCCACCTCGAAGACGTCGTCAAGGTCAAGGTCATCGACCGTACGGCCCTGATCCTCGACATCTTCGCCCAGCACGCCAAGTCCCGGGAGGGCAAGGCACAGGTCGCGCTCGCGCAGATGCAGTACATGCTGCCCAGGCTGCGCGGCTGGGGTCAGTCGCTGTCCCGGCAGATGGGCGGCGGCAAGGGCGGCGGCCTCGCCACCCGTGGTCCCGGTGAGACCAAGATCGAGACGGACCGGCGGCGGATCCGCGAGAAGATGGCGAAGATGCGCCGGGAGATCGCGGAGATGAAGACCGGCCGCGAGATCAAGCGCCAGGAGCGCCGCAGGAACAAGGTGCCCTCGGTCGCCATCGCCGGCTACACCAACGCCGGCAAGTCCTCCCTGCTCAACCGGCTCACGGGCGCGGGCGTCCTGGTCGAGAACGCCCTGTTCGCGACCCTCGACCCGACCGTGCGCCGGGCCGAGACCCCGAGCGGGCGGCTGTACACGCTGGCGGACACCGTCGGCTTCGTACGCCACCTGCCGCACCACCTCGTCGAGGCGTTCCGCTCCACGATGGAGGAGGTCGGCGACTCCGACCTGATCCTGCACGTGGTCGACGGTTCGCACCCCGCGCCGGAGGAGCAGCTGGCCGCCGTGCGCGAGGTCATCCGCGATGTGGGCGCGACGAACGTGCCGGAGATCGTGGTGATCAACAAGGCGGACGCGGCCGACCCGCTGACCCTCCAGCGGCTGCTGCGGATCGAGAAGCGGTCCATCGCCGTCTCGGCCCGCTCCGGCCAGGGCATCGAGGAACTGCTCGCCCTGATCGACGACGCGCTGCCGCGCCCGTCGGTCGCGATCGAGGCGCTCGTGCCGTACACCCACGGCAAGCTCGTCGCCCGCGCCCACACCGAGGGCGAGGTGATCTCCGAGGAGCACACCCCGGAGGGCACCCTGCTCAAGGCCCGGGTGCACGAGGAACTGGCGGCCGACCTGGCGCCGTACGTTCCGTCGGCCACCACGGCCTGA
- a CDS encoding carboxymuconolactone decarboxylase family protein, producing the protein MSDLIPPAAPGPRVPVLPAGRTEARVRTELDRSIRDWGIPSNLFRTMAWLPGLALTEVEYANSFIFDAPRYAPAPRPPGDPAGESVLFPQGGFVDRMTKELVINLVSLLNRSRYSLTHHSFIGYGLLSGQLPHGDPAQRAARAEEMLLRLVDSAGRPDWEDRTFTWEGVTEPLYTVPQQHCLRLAEAIQRDPHSVTDRQFAELREVLRGVAAENIAKGPLAEVPGTGTEAYLEAWVNAMTVELTWCIVHFDGLLNSWFTVLRVMDETGAEDEVGVDFVAAYNAGVPDRVKVRNNNLLGPTGWGS; encoded by the coding sequence ATGTCCGATCTGATCCCGCCCGCCGCCCCCGGCCCCCGGGTGCCCGTGCTGCCCGCCGGGCGGACCGAGGCCCGGGTCCGGACCGAGCTCGACAGATCGATCCGGGACTGGGGCATTCCCAGCAACCTGTTCCGGACGATGGCGTGGCTGCCCGGCCTCGCCCTCACCGAGGTCGAGTACGCCAACTCGTTCATCTTCGACGCGCCCCGGTACGCGCCCGCGCCCCGCCCTCCCGGGGACCCGGCCGGGGAGAGCGTCCTGTTCCCGCAGGGCGGCTTCGTGGACCGGATGACGAAAGAGCTGGTCATCAACCTGGTGAGCCTGCTCAACCGCAGCCGGTACTCCCTCACCCACCACAGCTTCATCGGCTACGGACTGCTGAGCGGCCAACTGCCCCATGGGGACCCGGCGCAGCGGGCGGCGCGCGCCGAGGAGATGCTGCTGCGGCTGGTGGACTCGGCGGGGCGCCCGGACTGGGAGGACCGGACCTTCACGTGGGAGGGGGTCACCGAGCCCCTGTACACGGTGCCGCAGCAGCACTGCCTGCGGCTGGCGGAGGCGATCCAGCGGGACCCGCACTCGGTCACCGACCGGCAGTTCGCCGAACTGCGCGAGGTGCTGCGGGGCGTGGCCGCGGAGAACATCGCCAAGGGGCCGCTCGCGGAGGTGCCGGGCACCGGGACGGAGGCCTACCTGGAGGCCTGGGTCAACGCGATGACCGTCGAACTGACCTGGTGCATCGTGCACTTCGACGGCCTGCTCAACTCCTGGTTCACCGTGCTGCGCGTGATGGACGAGACGGGCGCCGAGGACGAGGTGGGCGTGGACTTCGTCGCCGCCTACAACGCGGGGGTCCCGGACCGCGTCAAGGTACGCAACAACAACCTGCTCGGCCCGACGGGCTGGGGAAGTTGA